In Marinibacterium anthonyi, the DNA window CAATCATCCGGAGCCGGAGCAAAATCCGGAATACCATGCTGGAATTCAGGAACGTCAGCAAATCCTTCTGGACAGGATCACAGCGCAAGGTGATCCTGGAAAAGGTGTCGTTCCGGGTCGAACGGGGCAAGTCGCTGGGGGTGCTGGCCCCCAACGGCACCGGCAAGACGACGCTGATCAACATGATGGCCGGGCTGGAAAAACCCGACGAGGGCGAGATCATGCGCGCCTGCAACATCTCGTTTCCGCTGGGCTTCATGGGCGGCGTGGTCAGCCGGATCTCGGCCATGGAAAACGCGCGCTACATCGCGCGCCTTTACGGGCTGGACCCCGACTACGTCGAAGCCTACTGCCGCTGGCTGTGTGGGCTGGGCGAATATTTCGACCAGCCGGTGGGGACCTATTCGTCCGGCATGCGGGCGCGGTTTTCCTTTGCGCTGATGCTGGCGCTGGATTTCGACATCTACCTGATCGACGAAGGCATGCCCGCCACCACGGATGTCGAATTCAACCGCAAGGCCGGTTCCATCATCGAGGAACGGATGTCCACGACGACGATCATCATCGTCAGCCACGACCCAAAGACGCTGGAAAAGTTCGCGCGCCAGGCTGCCGTGCTTTC includes these proteins:
- the kpsT_1 gene encoding Polysialic acid transport ATP-binding protein KpsT, translated to MLEFRNVSKSFWTGSQRKVILEKVSFRVERGKSLGVLAPNGTGKTTLINMMAGLEKPDEGEIMRACNISFPLGFMGGVVSRISAMENARYIARLYGLDPDYVEAYCRWLCGLGEYFDQPVGTYSSGMRARFSFALMLALDFDIYLIDEGMPATTDVEFNRKAGSIIEERMSTTTIIIVSHDPKTLEKFARQAAVLSAGQLYMFDTLEEAKQLYDYETQS